The DNA region GTCCCGAACCCAGGATGTTCGCCCCCAGATAACCCGCCTCGTACGCCTCACGCACGGCTTCGTGCAGCCGCCGCAGTACGGGCACGACTTCGCCCCGCAGGTAGATGAAGGCGTGCGAGGAGCGGATCGCGTAACAGGCGATCACGATGCCCTCGATGAGGCTGTGCGGATTCGCGAAGAGGAGCGGGATGTCCTTGCAGGTTCCGGGCTCCGACTCGTCGGCGTTGACCACGAGGTAGTGCGGCTTGCCGTCGCCCTGCGGGATGAACTGCCACTTCATGCCGGTGGGGAAGCCCGCGCCTCCGCGTCCGCGCAGACCGGAGTCCTTGACGTAGGCGATGAGGTCGTCCGGCGACATCGCGAGGGCCTTGCGCAGTCCCTCGTAGCCGTCGTGGCGCCGGTAGGTCTCCAGGGTCCAGGACTCCGGCTCGTCCCAGAAGGCGGACAGGACGGGAGCCAGAAGCTTCTCCGGGCTGGTCCCGTTCTTGCCGATCTCGGCTGCCAAGGTCATCACTCCCCCTCCTCGGCTACGGGTCCGGCCGGGTTCTCCGGGTCGGAGGCCGAGGTCTGCTGCGGCGCGTCGTGCGAGCTGAGGTGCTCGGACGGCGACGGGTCGTGCGGCGGTGTGTCCCGGGGCGCCTCGCCCCGCTGGCCGACCACCCGGGCCTGCGATCCCGCCTCGCCCTTGGCGAGCCTGAGTCCGGCCAGTGAGGCGGCGCCCGCTCCCCCGGACGCCTCGACGGCGCCGGGGCGCGTGTCGGGGAAGCCGGCCAGGATCCGGGCCGTCTCCTTGTAGGTGCACAGAGGGGCGCCGCGGGTGGGCTCGACGGTCCGGCCGGCGATCAGGTCGTCGACGAGCTGCGTCGCGCTCTCGGGCGTCTGGTTGTCGAAGAACTCCCAGTTGACCATCACGACGGGCGCGAAGTCGCAGGCCGCGTTGCACTCGATGTGTTCGAGGGTGACCTTGCCGTCCTCAGTTGTCATGTCGGACCCGTCGTCGCCGACGCCCAGGTGGGCCTTGAGCCGGTCGAAGATGGCGTCGCCGCCCATGACCGCGCACAGGGTGTTGGTACAGACCCCGACCTGGTAGTCGCCGCTCGGCCGGCGCCGGTACATCGTGTAGAAGGTGGCGACCGCGGTGACCTCGGCTGTGGTGAGGCCGAGGAGTTCGGCGCAGAACGCCATGCCCGTACGCGAGACGTACCCCTCCTCCGACTGCACCAGGTGCAGCAGGGGCAGCAGTGCGGAGCGGCTTCCCGGGTAGCGGGCGATCACCTCCTTCGCGTCCGCCTCGAGCCGGGTGCGCACCTCGGCCGGGTAGGCGGGGGCGGGGAGCTGCGGCATCCCCAGGCTGACTTCTT from Streptomyces sp. B1I3 includes:
- the nuoE gene encoding NADH-quinone oxidoreductase subunit NuoE is translated as MPQLPAPAYPAEVRTRLEADAKEVIARYPGSRSALLPLLHLVQSEEGYVSRTGMAFCAELLGLTTAEVTAVATFYTMYRRRPSGDYQVGVCTNTLCAVMGGDAIFDRLKAHLGVGDDGSDMTTEDGKVTLEHIECNAACDFAPVVMVNWEFFDNQTPESATQLVDDLIAGRTVEPTRGAPLCTYKETARILAGFPDTRPGAVEASGGAGAASLAGLRLAKGEAGSQARVVGQRGEAPRDTPPHDPSPSEHLSSHDAPQQTSASDPENPAGPVAEEGE